The Choristoneura fumiferana chromosome 5, NRCan_CFum_1, whole genome shotgun sequence region aatgtttattattattacacttgTATTGAGGTATTCTGTTCATACACAATGTAATTGTTTTTTCAATCAAGTAAACGTTGTGAACTGAACTGAAACTAATTAATGCCATTTCTAAAATTGCTAATAAGGCGGTAAATCGTTGCCACTCACAAGTTGATCAAATGCCTTAGTGTTTTGTCAAACGCACAGGAAAGCATTCATTAAAGAAACATTTAAACACAAATCTGCAACAAAGTGTAGTGGAGTTGCCGTCACTCTAATTTTATTTACCCGAGCGTTTAGCAACCGGATAGAAATGTCGTTGAATATTACCTTTGAAGTTTGGCGATTTTTAATTATGGGTTTTACATAAAAGCTTGATAACATATGTATGATTGTCTGAGTGTGTGGtttaattcgtttttttgtACACccttaataaagcaatttataaacgacaaacctcaatgaagcgcCTTGTAAACGCGTCCCCCACTCCTCCGCTCCCTTCCCGCTCTCGCCCTActctctttattttattaaaaaacttactaatcctattacaaatttaacaaatttaatGCTGTTGCTGGCAACACAAGAGTTTGTTAGCGTTAATGTTGGCAGAACTTTTTTCTCTGATACTTCCGGTCGCCCATCGGCCATAACATGTTTTTCTATGTCTAATAAAATAAGACAATTCAGTTCTATATTTTGCTCTTTTCTAACTGTGTAAAGTGTTGGTGTTTAGTATAATAAATCTTCTAATACAGTGCAAAGACTTTTTCTTGGGAAGAAACAAAATCACAATATACAGTCCACGCTCCCAACATTGGTCCATTCTCACCGTCAAGACAGACAGAAGATTTTGCGAGTACAAGACCCAGCCCAACACAGCGATTGTCTCAGAATCTGCAAGCAAGAAGTGCAATCCATACAGTACCGCCGATACCTACTGCGAATACTGCGATAAATGCATCTCAGGTTTGAGCCGAAAAACGTGAATGAGCAacgaaaacaacgatttaattaaTTCTTGTCCTACTTTCATCTCATCATATAAGTTGCTGCGAAAATAAAATTCAGCATCATTATCAAGAAAGAAAACCATCAAAATCAAGATATTTTAAGCATACGTTCCAGTTTGAAGACAGAAAAAGAAGCTTTTTCGATAAGGTTCATCAATCAAGCGCGCGGGCAGTTGCGAAGGTTGGCAGCACTGACGGCGTCCCGTCCCAACTCGAACCGAACGAGCGAAGACGCGTGAGTGAACAACAGAGGAATTCGCCATTTTGTGTCGCCCCGCGTGTTTAGTTTGCagtttatttctaaaattttattgtattagcGCTTATTGTGATATAATTACTGGAATAAGTACAGTACATACAATACGATGGAGGCCAAAGAAATGATCGCCAAACGAGGTTATATAAAAGGTACAATAACTAGGTTATTTTCTTTCGTGTCCTCCGAATCTAATATGGAAAATTGCCATCCCGAGACCCTAATTGCGAAACGGGAAAGACTATGCGACGCATTTAAGGAGTATGAGGTGTATAATAAACAAATCATATCATTGGATTCGGAGGACAAAGAAGATTATGCGGaggttgaaaataaatattttgattgtttAGCAATATTCAACGAACGTATTAAAACTAGTAGTTCTGTAGCTGAACAGAGTGCCTTGGAGTCAGGTTGCAGTAGTAAACCTAGAGCTAAATTACCTAGCATAAACATACCGACCTTTTCCGGCAAATATTCGGATTATGTAgccttcatacaaatatttacttcGGTAATTCACAACGACAAGTCGCTTGATAATGTACAAAGGTTGTATTACCTTCGATCTTTTCTCAAAGACGAGCCGTATGATTTGGTAAAAAATCTCCCACTTGTCAGTGAGAGCTATCCTCAGGCAAGGCAGTTGTTagatgaaagattttttaacaaatataaaatcgTTTCTGAGTACGTAAACACTcttttagatttaaataaattgccTAAGTATCCCAACGCTAACGACATACGGAATTTCGTTTCAGTAGTGCGGCAAACATTAGCTGCACTTAAAAATTTGCATGCGGCAGTGGAGGCGTGGGATCCTGTGCTGCTGGGAATTTTAACGCGTAAGATCGACGCGTACAGCTCGCGTTCATTCCAATTAGAGCGCGATCAAAAGCAGGAGCCGACGATTGAAGAATTTTTGGCGTACATGGACAAGCGTGCTCTTGCATTGGAAAACACGGATACCCATCCTGACAATGCAGGGCCGGGGAGAGGCCAGCCTTCTTCAGTGCAGTCTGTCAAGAGTAAGGTAGCGTTAGCAGCTGCAGCCAAGACCTCCATGGAATGTGTACACTGTAAGTGTTTTGATCACAAATTATATTCTTGCCCAAAATTCAAATTGTTACCTTCAAAGGAAAGAGTTTCCTTTGCGAAGAAATTTAACTTGTGTACTACATGTTTAAATCCTCATGTGGGTAAATGTAGATTCCACTTTCGGTGTGGAATATGCAAAAAACCTCATCACACCCTTCTGCACCAAGATGAAGAAAGCGAAAGCAACCCAGTTGTGCTCCTGTCAGGGGCCTCCGCAAGCAATGTTTTAATTCCAACAGCGAGAGTAAAATTATATACTCAAAGTGGTAGGGAGGTGCATGTCAAGTGTATTTTAGATTCGGGCTCACAAGTGTCACTGATCACCACAAAAGCTATTGAGGTCTTAGGGCTTACCCCTGAGCGATCTGATATTAACCTCATTGGTGTGACGCAGAACAAGAGCAAGATTAGCTATTGCATTCCCCTACAAGTGCATTCTTTGACATCCCAATATAAAGTCTTAGTAAACTGTCATGTGGTGgaaaaaattacatgtcaaTTACCACAAATGCCAATCAGCATGGATGGAATAAATATTCCCGCTGGTGTCACATTAGCTGATACAACATTTAACCAACCTTCAGAAATAAATATGCTGATTGGGGCTGACGTCTTTTTCCAGGTCCTCCTACCGCTTGAAGAAGCACACAACCTGTGCAATGACCGAGAAAAGCAGCCTCAGCCTTCAACTCCGTGCATCCTTAACACCAAGTTTGGCCACGTCGTCGCAGGCGCGTTAGTTTCAGACATCATAAAAAATCAGGTTGTATCACTTTTTTGTGCTAAATGTGAATCAGATGTTAGTGACAGTATCAAACGACTATGGGATGTTGAGCGAGTCCCCGAACTGCTGATAGAAAAGGACTCAGAGCAAGAGTTAGCCGAAACAATTTTTGCTAATTCtgtaaaattagaaaataataaatttcaagtcgatttgCCAATCAAGGTtgagacaaataaaattaatgaaacttTGGGTAGTTCATTTGACTTAGCTTTGCACAGGTTTCTCAGCCTCGAAAAACGATTGCAAAAGAACGTAAACTTACTTACTGATTATCAGAACTTCATTCATGAATATGTTGAGCTTGGACATGGTCACTATGTAGATATAAATTCATATAATTTCAATGAGGACCCGCTATATTTTTTACCGCATCATCCCGTTATAAACGAGCATAGTAAAAGCACGCCTACTAGGGTGGTATATGATGCGTCAATGAGAACTAGTAAAAAAGTttcattaaatgatattttattaaatgggCCTCCAGTTCAAAAGGAATTATTTGATATTGTGCTATTATTCAGAATAGGAGAGTTTTCTTTGAGTTCTGATATAAAGAAAATGTTTCGCAATGTATTAGTAAACCCACAGCAAACATCACTCCAAAACATTTTATGGCGTGACAATCCCAGTCAAACTATAAAATGTATTCGTCTTGATACTGTCACATACGGTATGAAGTCTTCAAGCTACTTGGCCACACGCTGCTTATTGGAACTTGCACAAAGGTATGGGAATGAATTGCCACTTGCATCCTATATCATTCAGAATTGTACATATGTGgatgatattttatattcatgttcTGATATGCACAACTTGCTTGAAGCTAAACGACAACTGTGTGAATTGTTAGACTATGGAAGCTTTAAATTACATAAGTGGGCATCTAATACTCCAGCTATCTTATCTGATATACCTGAAGCTGAACAACAATTCAGTGAGCGAGACTTTCAAAAagataattttagtatgaaagctTTAGGTATAACACTTAATGTAAAACAAGACTGCTTCACCATTAACAGCCCAGAGGCTTTTGACCAGAATGTACTAACAAAACGGGCTATTCTTAGCTATatatcaaaattttatgatCCCATGGGATTTGTC contains the following coding sequences:
- the LOC141427770 gene encoding uncharacterized protein — its product is MEAKEMIAKRGYIKVVRQTLAALKNLHAAVEAWDPVLLGILTRKIDAYSSRSFQLERDQKQEPTIEEFLAYMDKRALALENTDTHPDNAGPGRGQPSSVQSVKSKVALAAAAKTSMECVHCPPTA